One Actinomyces marmotae DNA window includes the following coding sequences:
- a CDS encoding phage holin family protein → MELAIRIVGNAAGLWLASRLLPASVSLPANATTLLAIVNLLIIGAVLAAVNSVVKPVAKVLTFPLYLLTFGLFALVVNGAMLRLTGWITEELLSGAAGDRLAVGLMVNGWSGAIPAALITSVVSAVVVAALHRKRD, encoded by the coding sequence ATGGAACTGGCCATCAGGATCGTTGGGAACGCCGCCGGGCTGTGGCTGGCCTCCCGCCTCCTCCCCGCCTCAGTGTCCCTGCCCGCCAACGCGACGACGCTGCTGGCGATCGTCAACCTCCTCATCATCGGCGCGGTGCTGGCCGCCGTGAACTCAGTGGTCAAGCCCGTCGCGAAGGTGCTGACCTTCCCCCTGTACCTCCTCACCTTCGGGCTGTTCGCCCTCGTGGTCAACGGCGCGATGCTGCGACTGACGGGCTGGATCACGGAGGAGCTCCTCAGCGGCGCCGCCGGTGACCGCCTGGCCGTGGGGCTGATGGTGAACGGCTGGTCCGGGGCGATCCCGGCCGCGCTCATCACCTCGGTCGTCTCGGCGGTCGTCGTCGCCGCCCTCCACCGGAAGCGGGACTGA